The Thermodesulfobacteriota bacterium sequence AAATCTTCCGTCTTCTTGCCATCAACTTTCTTTGGTCCGGTCCAGCCCTTAGGAGTTCGAAGTATTATCATCGGCCATTTAGGAAGTAATGCCTGTCCTGTGGTTCTCGCCTCTTCCTGAATTTTTTTAATTTCATTCACTACCGCATCCAGGGTTTCGGCCATCAGTTTATGCGTTGGTTTAGGGTCAGAACCCTCCACAAAGTAGGGCTTGTAACCGTAACCAGTGAATAAACTCTTGAGCTCTTCATTGCTTATCCGACCCAGAATGGTAGGATTGGCAATCTTGTAGCCATTAAGATGAAGGATCGGTAGAACCGCTCCATCGTGCACGGGGTTTAGGAATTTATTTGAATGCCAGCTAGCGGCGAGGGGTCCTGTCTCCGCTTCACCATCTCCAACCACACAGGCTACAATAAGGTCTGGATTGTCGAAAGCCGCTCCATACGCATGGGAGAGAGAGTAGCCTAGCTCGCCCCCTTCATGGATAGAACCCGGGGTTTCCGGAGCAGCGTGGCTGGGTATCCCTCCGGGAAACGAGAACTGTTTGAACAGCTTTTTCATGCCTTCCTCGTCTTGTGATATGTTCGGATAAAGTTCGGTGTAAGTTCCCTCAAGGTAGGTGTTAGCAACTACTGCTGGGCCACCATGGCCTGGACCCGTTATGAATATCATGTTTAGGTCATGTTTCCTAATGACGCGGTTTAGATGCACGTAGACAAAGTTAAGACCAGGGGTTGTACCCCAATGTCCTAAGAGCCTTGGCTTAATGTGTTCTATTTTGAGTGTTTCCTTTAGCAAAGGATTATCGTATAGATAGATTTGTCCTACCGAGAGATAATTTGCGGCGAGCCAATACCTGTGCATTTTATTCAATAGATCGTCGGATAACTTGCCCATGATTTACTCCCTATATTTAAGTGGTTAATTTTTCGGATTACTTATATTTATTTCTCGCTAACGATTTTTGTTTACGACTATATTGTTTGTATGTCTTGCTATCATCAATTCCTCATTTGTTCTCATGACACGGATGGTTGTCGGGACACCATCAGATGATATGATGGCCTTGTTAGACTCATTTTTAATGGGATCCAGATGGATGTTCAAAAATGTCATGTCATCACATATGCGTTTTCGAATGACAGGGGAGTTTTCTCCAATCCCTCCAGTAAAGATAAGGTTATCAACACCCCCTAATGCGGTGCATAGGGCACCGAGAAATTTTTTTGCCTGATAACAGAAAAGATATATTGCCTCTGCTATATCGGCGCTTTTTCTCTCATTATCTAGCAGAAATTTCATATCGGAGCCTCTTCCTGAAACCCCCAATAGCCCGGAATGCATGTTTAACATCTGATTTAACGACCTTGGGCTTAGCCCTTTTTTATTTAGAAGATAAATTAAAATCCCGGGGTCTAAATCTCCACACCTGGTACCCATCATTAGCCCGCCGGTCGGTGTAAATCCCATAGATGTATCCATGCTTCTACCGTCCTTAACTGCCACAATGCTTGCGCCGCTTCCGAGATGAGCTATGACGACACGACCCCTTGCAACCTTTTCTCCAGCGACAGTCATTAGCTCTTGCATAATATATTCGTAGGATAAGCCGTGAAAGCCATACCGCATGATTCCTTCCCGGAATAGGCTTCTCGGTAATGCGAACATTTTTGCACGCAGGGGTAGCTGCCGATGAAAAGCAGTATCGAAGCATGCTACCTGAGTCAGGCCAGGGTACGTCTTATTAATTGCCATTATTCCCGTGATTTCATTCGGAAGATGGTCGGGAGCTAGGGGAACAAGTTCATTCAGCTTTTCCATCAATTCGGGCGTGATATCCTGCGGCCGGGAATATTCGATTCCTCCGTGCACGATACGGTGGCCAACGGCGCCTATTTTCTCTACTGGGCTATTCTTCGTGATCCATTCGAAAAGGGTTTCAAAGGCGGCCTTATGGTTACGAAGATATAGATTATCCTGAAGATTTGTATGCCCTTGGGCATCCTTGATTTTTAAGATGGTGGATTTCTGACCGATCCTCTCTATAACCCCTGATAAAATCAGGGTTTCTGATTGTCCCATTTCGTAAAGTGAAAATTTAATGCTTGAGGATCCACTATTTATCGTCAGTATTCGATTGTTATTTAATCCCATAAGCTTCTGTGCATTTATCGTCGATCATAAGATTTACATTGTTTATTAGGCTGTTTTATTAATAATATTTATAAAAG is a genomic window containing:
- a CDS encoding acetate/propionate family kinase; translation: MGLNNNRILTINSGSSSIKFSLYEMGQSETLILSGVIERIGQKSTILKIKDAQGHTNLQDNLYLRNHKAAFETLFEWITKNSPVEKIGAVGHRIVHGGIEYSRPQDITPELMEKLNELVPLAPDHLPNEITGIMAINKTYPGLTQVACFDTAFHRQLPLRAKMFALPRSLFREGIMRYGFHGLSYEYIMQELMTVAGEKVARGRVVIAHLGSGASIVAVKDGRSMDTSMGFTPTGGLMMGTRCGDLDPGILIYLLNKKGLSPRSLNQMLNMHSGLLGVSGRGSDMKFLLDNERKSADIAEAIYLFCYQAKKFLGALCTALGGVDNLIFTGGIGENSPVIRKRICDDMTFLNIHLDPIKNESNKAIISSDGVPTTIRVMRTNEELMIARHTNNIVVNKNR